The following are encoded in a window of Ranitomeya variabilis isolate aRanVar5 chromosome 6, aRanVar5.hap1, whole genome shotgun sequence genomic DNA:
- the LOC143782079 gene encoding uncharacterized protein LOC143782079: MLKTQRWCNTEDTKERRSLAVCRRHNCQCPSQRPKKKRIVVDEEPLTIHNETLINLVEANPSIWDQSDSSHHDIVKNRKLWDQIICHFDPRYMEKSTTSKKKIADAVHTRWKSIRDRFVRDYRNNHNAPSGSSGKRVTPYVHYDQLLFLQKTLSQRSTICSTAAPRPTEELEPSPVEPTQPEDVSGISEPRSADRSTVAAGVSARLQSQRGRKRATQKDEADAIIVDGLQRVEDMCRSELKDLRREITELQARKSVYSANEWKLLFLSYVPVAQNIPAHRNFMFRQRLNELLEEFVGPQEPAPSGTRRMDLPAYNPQYRGRGETSVEPHRQCSSPSYSWADNTPVQYQSL; this comes from the exons ATGCTAAAAACACAAAG gtggTGCAACACGGAGGACACAAAAGAAagaaggtccctagccgtctgtcgtcgccacaactgccagtg TCCAAGTCAgcggccaaaaaaaaaaaggattgtcgttgacgaagagccattgactatccacaacgagacactgatcaaccttgtggaagccaacccctccatatgggaccagagcgacagctcccaccatgacatcgtgaagaaccggaagttgtgggatcaaataatctgtcactttgatccccgatacatggagaagtctacaacctcaaagaaaaaaattg ccgatgctgtccatacccgttggaagTCCATCCGCgatcgctttgtccgtgactaccggaacaaTCACAATGCACCAAGCGGATCCAGTggtaaacgggtgaccccgtatgtgcattacgaccaactgctctttcttcaaaaaacattgtctcagcgctc cacgatatgcagtaccgctgctCCTAGACCGACAGAGGAACTGGAGCCTTCTCCAGTGGAACCAACGCaacctgaagatgtgtctggcatcagcgagccacgatctgcggACAGAAGCACTGTTGCtgcaggtgtgagtgcccggttgcaatcacagcgtggacgcaagcgagcaacacaaaaagatgaagctgatgcaatTATCGTGGATGGACTCCAACGGGTAGAGGACATGTGTCGCAGTGAGCTGAAAGACCTGAGGCGCGAAATTACCGAGCTGCAAGCACGCAAGTCTGTATActctgcaaatgagtggaagctacttttcttatcctatgtgcctgttgcacaaaatatcccggcacatagAAACTTTATGTTTAGACAAAGACTGAACGAGCTTCTAGAGGAATTTGTGGGCCCACAAGAACCCGCTCCATCGGGAACTAGAAGAATGGacttgccggcctacaaccctcaatatagaggccgGGGTGAAACGAGCGTGGAACCTCATAGACAATGTAGCAGTCCATCAtatagttgggcagacaatacgcccgtgcAGTACCAAAGTCTTTAG